The Tenrec ecaudatus isolate mTenEca1 chromosome 8, mTenEca1.hap1, whole genome shotgun sequence DNA window gagatcattgcTATCTTGATTTTGCTGGATCGAACTTCATACTTGGTCAGttcacctccctcttgacccaacttgaaattgttctaggtgcaagtatttcttgcttgttccatgacacaaatttcttccctggcttttaaaatactgatggtggtcttttcttgctTGCtcattatttatgtttttatctttatgttacTATTTTATCCCtaccactttatttatttattgtttctgttggtgtttccagtttgtaaagcacagaaggagtgacaacatagagataataactgatgcaaggggtttatagggggtggaggggtggagggtgggtgaagggacttggggagcaaacaatgtatgcaggagtggggagagagcacTAGAACCATTTGTGATTACACAATTCACTTGAAAAACAATTTAACCatgaaagaaatagaggaaaatgttctaaattgggtaatgattttccatttcttcttgatatgattgaattattgcatgatatgtggattatgtgccaataagaatgcaaaaaaataagaaagtacTCGTGATtacagggtttattaaggaagttaacacgttacaattcaggaacagaaatgctcAGTTAAAGCCTCTTCTCAGGAAGGCTTGCAGATGTGCCTCTCTCCCACTGTTTCCTCCCAGGTAGGGCCTGGTCTCTACCCTGTTCAGTCAATGTTACAAACTTCCTTCAGTTCTTCCAATTATGAGCCCAAACATAGTCCTCCCTATCAGTAAGCTTCAGCCCAAAGTCAGTCAGCTCTAGTTCCGAAGGTCGGTGAAGTGTCTGGGGACAGGCCACTCCTCTTTTCTGAAGCACTCAGCTTTCTCCTCAGACAGCTCTGTCTCCTGGATGTAGGTGGTTCGGGCAGCAATGTCAGGGCCAAAGGTGAGCTCCACTCATGGCTCTTCTCTTGTGATGGTAGTAAGATCATCCCTTTCCACCTCTGAGATGGCTGTTTTAAGCCTATCAGGATGGTAAAACTAGCCAATCCCATGGTTAATGGTCCCAGACACTTATTTGCATGATTCTATCCCACAAGACTGCCATGTACCTAAGCTATCCAATCCCCTAGCAGACCACGAACATCTCATATTTGAATAGCCCTACACAGTCATTGATGGAATTTACAAAGATTGTGGTTAGAGGGGACATATCAAGTAATTCACTGTTCCATAAGTTCCCATAATGGATTCTGAAGAACTGACATTTTCTCAGGTTcattaattaaagaaaaagaaaagtttacATTTGAGAGCCTGTTTATATGCTAAGCAGTACAGTGCACTAATTTCAGACCCTCTTGCTTGCCAAAGTCTTCCTAAGACAAAGATGGATTATCTAACTCCCTTGTCATGAGGAACTTTTAGTATGGTGGCCTAAGAGTTAAGCAGGCCCTATTTCTAACATAAGGACTTTATAAAGTACAACAGTTGGTTTTCCTAGTGAGTTTGTACTTCTTTGTGTTACCCGAAGAGAGTGCATTTTATGTTTGTATATTAAGAGTGCTAGTACTTAAAAGTTCTTTGCCTTTACTTTTTAGGCTGACTTCAATGGAATTGAATATTTTATACAGCTATGTCCTTGAAGTGCTCGTCTTCTTGCACACGCGGGTCCTTGAgaagctcccagccctggtgaaaaGTCTTCCCACTTTGACCTCTGTCCTTAGACGGAAAGCCAAGAACAAGCACATCAGACAGGTGTGGGAGTCTGTTCTGCAGGACTGTGGGCTCCAAGAGGGCGATATCACAGCCCTCTGTACCTTCTTTATTGCACATGGTAACAAAGCCGAACACTACTCTGCTACAGCAAGACAGATGTACATCAGGGATGTCACTTTGATGGTTACTGACGTGGTAAAACACCAGGCTTTGCAGGACGCTTTGCTGAGTGCTGTTCAGGTCATCGAGAAAGGCAAAGTGGTGAGGGCCTCCAGAGAGCAAAAGTCGTCCCTAAAAGAGCTGATAGCACCCGTCAAAAATTAACCtggttaaataataataaaactttaaaaaattaaccTGGTGCCTTTCACTTCTAGCAATTACCTTGAAAGTGGAAGAAAAACATGAATGTGTAAATTTAGACATTAGAGGTTTATTTTTATCATAAAAGTGAGGAGATTGTTCAAGAAATTGAAAGAATTCCATACAATACATTCTGTCTAGCCATATAGAGGAATGGAGACATTCTGTGTAATGATAGGGAGTTATCTACAGGAAGAAATGTTGTTTTCTAAATATGGGTGTTTGATAGACATGGCTCGCATGGAAATTTGGTAAAAACAAAGATATATAAACACTTGCCTAACCATAAACCTGCGGAGCGCTACATTAGAAAGTAGTAACATTGGCTGTGTTGGAGAGGAAAACTAAGATACTAGGAGATAGAACGGTGGGCTGGAATGGGTTCACTGTTTCTGTTTGGGTCATTTTGAGCTTTGAAACACATGCTGCCTTACCTTCTTCAACAAGTCAACAATAGAGAGCATCTGTAAAACGGGCATGCCAGCGGTGTTGGAGGCATCCGACTTCCTCTGACTTCACAGTGAGGAGAGAGAATCACCATCAGTAGCCTAAGATTGATTCCAGGGAGGTAAAGGTCAGACATAATCCTCTCACCGCCACCAACCCTGCTACCGATGCTGAGACCAATTGTCTCTCATGCTGTGCTTTCTACTTCTCTCctggtttgataattcattacaATGGCCACAAAGATGATACTCaaaattatggggtttattatgtAAGGAATAggatacaatttttttttttaatcagggcaGCCTCTTTTCAGCCATGGCTGCCGGCAGGCCTCTCTGCCTGGCCTTTGGCCCAGTGCACCTCTTAGCCTGGTGTAGCCACTGTCACCAGCATCCAGGTTCTTGATTTACCAAGAGAAAGATTTACTTTTGGAAGACATCGGGCATTGCAGAAGATTCTTATCTAGAGACTCCTAAAGAGGAAGAAATCCTTACCAGACaggctaaggtgaccagattttaacattggtaaagcgggacaccattgataaaactcatatcctggcgaaatagccacatatcAGCCGAAAACagcataccctagcttgtcatgcattctttccaaagatcaggactttttaaaaacacctcgggacgcaggaaaaattgttaaaaattgggattgtcctgccaaaagcgggacgtcatAGCCAGCCTTGATATCTCTTGCCTCCCATATGCATACTCAGTGTTTTAAGAGTTCTTGCACACTTGAGATTCTCAGGAACTTCCTGGGGTGGCAAAgtattctgggaaatgtagtcccacgATATTATCAGGGACTGCACATCCTGTGTCCAACTCTCCAGCTTTGCTCCCATGCTCTGTCTCAGTTACAGAGCTCTTTAGCTGCACCAGTACATGTCCACTCCACCAGCAGACCTCCTGTATGAAGGCCCTCAGTTTTCTTGTTCCAAGGACTGCGGACTCCCCTGTGACATCCTGTCCCAGTCTCCTGCTGCCATTCCTCTGCTACTGCTGCTCACCATCTCTAGTATTAAAGTTCTGGCTTCTAGATCGAGGCGGTATCCCTTATAGGGACCCTGGATCcagagaatgtgctccactcccatCTCTTCTATATGGTGGTACTTGGGCTCTCCTTTTCCACCTCTggactgttttgtttgtttttttttttgcctatcaGGCTGGCAAAATTGACCAGTTCCCTCATTATGGTTCCATAAATCGTATTAGCATGGTCCCACCTTATACGCAtcatcccacccaatcatttggtggaccTTACAAGACTAGGCTAGAAAGGCCATGTATAGTGACCCATTACACTGTAGGTCCCTACCTAGCGTCATCTAACGCATCATAGACAGCCTGGGTACATAGCTCTGTAATCTGCAGCTAAAGGTTGGCGGTGTCATGGGAGAAGGCCTGGTGAGTTGTATCCATAAAGCTCACAGCCCAGAGAAGTCTACAGAGCACTTCTACTCTCTAAAACACGGGGTCGTCATGAGTTGGATTTTCTGTTTAACACATATCATGGGATGCTGGGATTATATGTTGATGTATACTTTATCTCTAGGACAGGACTTTAGTTGTTTACACTGGAAAGGGAGTGCTTCTACATTGACCGTTTGTTTATCTTGTTTATTGAACATCTCTTGTCACATACTAAGGGCTGTGAGAAACATTAAAATGGGGGATTCTCGGGGGCAGCATAATTATTGTGGCTTGTCTAGACACTTTTCTagtccccacctcccaccaaacGACCTCTTCCCTGCATCcgtctgggtaagaaggtggagTGTGGGGTCCAGCCCCGCAGTTGAATGGCTCCTTAGGTCAACACGTGCAATTATAGAAATAAGGAGAGAGACAGGGCACAGCGGACTGATCTCCATTATTAGAAGAGCAGGCTCCAgtgtcttcaacaggaaggttttATCGTAATGGGGCTTGCAAGCCCCTTGCTAGTCCACACAGTGAAAGGGGCCATGTGTTCATCTCGACAGCCCTGAGCCCTCTAGGACACTCTAAAAGATGTGTCCGGCAAATGAGAAACACATGATGCCAATCACTCTTTAAGAGACAAGGCAGGGCTCCTTCAACTGTGCACCTGAGAAGCCAGGTGACTGTAGGAGGCAGCTGATCATTTTATGGAGCGTGGCTGTGAAGAAATGTTCTTAAAGGGCCCAGCAGTAACACTATGATTCCCAGCCACAGCCAGCATCTCTGAccccttccccatccccaccGAGCTTAACCTGACAGCTCACCTTCTCAAGATGCTCACAGAAACTTCCCCTCTCTTCACCTTTCTGCAGGTGCCACAGCCAATaaagggggagggggacggggggctGCTTTTAGACACAATAACTTATTTCTGTCCCAAAAGTTTATTAACAGGATTCCTTTGttcgctctttctctctctccaccttctcttGTGACCGCACATCcgtccctctgtctcttcctctctctagctctccctttcttgcTTCTGGCTGCTCTCACTTCACTCTGTCATCCAATCTCCCCtcaccttgccccccccccctttactcTCATTC harbors:
- the SMCO1 gene encoding single-pass membrane and coiled-coil domain-containing protein 1, which codes for MAKNRIPGKIDNKLQALEAQFKELDLTKDNLTEKFENHSKTLASQAAQAELWTAVLALKLTSMELNILYSYVLEVLVFLHTRVLEKLPALVKSLPTLTSVLRRKAKNKHIRQVWESVLQDCGLQEGDITALCTFFIAHGNKAEHYSATARQMYIRDVTLMVTDVVKHQALQDALLSAVQVIEKGKVVRASREQKSSLKELIAPVKN